The following proteins are co-located in the Syngnathus scovelli strain Florida chromosome 5, RoL_Ssco_1.2, whole genome shotgun sequence genome:
- the ogal gene encoding protein O-GlcNAcase isoform X1 — protein sequence MSVMATSTNFSEKTEGRDRRFIGGVVEGFYGRPWTMEQRTELFKREQKWDLNTYLYAPKDDYKHRMYWRDLYSPEEAVQLIALISAARQHNIDFIYAISPGLDITFSNPKEVAALKRKLDQVRDFGCCSFSLLFDDIEADMCPADKQAFSSFAHAQVAITNEVYQHLREPETFLFCPTDYCAAFCTPNVSQSSYLRTVGDTLLPGIDVLWTGPKVVSHKISVESIEEVSSILKRAPVIWDNIHANDYDPQRIFMGPYKDRPTELIPKLRGVLTNPNCEFYPNFVAIHTLATWCKASPDAAARDVEMGDEEQDPCYSPHKALMLALTDWLEEFMCTDQPTACLKKESSEEEPMQTDLGEHSYVPGPGENPLYTAEPLTLDDLKLLSDLFYLPYEYGSTAKTMLHELNWLKSHSQAAAVDTDQTAEWRSRARQFDDMCEAVVRMFNRLSNAPNRRILYDLYNYICDIKSGVHLAQAYVKSLGGLGKPSAQLMGADPEPWGFRGGLSGEFQRMLPGHGNRDLFKHPPKTAVYCIRPYCPEDKMDIQRIFTNMQQERRIKVGSMTDAPLISDLLSTGEIPPSPQCALVLEDDMGPCGYMLALMDAKAAAASVQKDTRDRVFEDFPSLITGQVLPRVTDPSPAKRMIAQLLSTIRSCGSKGVFCELRHSDRRMLDFYTKSSSFQPLKMDGLPPDVIAMGTGL from the exons ATGTCAGTCATGGCAACTTCAACAAATTTCAGCGAGAAAACAGAAGGTCGGGACAGGCGCTTCATTGGCGGCGTGGTCGAAG GATTTTATGGACGACCCTGGACGATGGAGCAAAGAACAGAACTATTCAAAAG GGAACAGAAGTGGGATTTGAATACCTACCTGTACGCCCCGAAGGATGACTACAAACACCGCATGTACTGGCGAGATCTTTATTCCCCTGAGGAGGCAG TGCAACTTATAGCCCTGATATCAGCAGCAAGGCAGCACAACATTGACTTTATCTATGCAATCTCTCCCGGCCTGGACATCACTTTTTCCAACCCCAAAGAGGTGGCTGCTCTAAAGAGGAAACTGGATCAG GTTAGGGACTTTGGCTGCTGCTCCTTCTCATTACTGTTTGATGATATTGAGGCGGATATGTGCCCTGCTGACAAGCAGGCCTTCAGCTCCTTCGCCCATGCACAGGTGGCCATCACCAATGAGGTGTACCAGCATTTGCGAGAACCGGAGACCTTCCTCTTCTGTCCCACAG ATTATTGCGCAGCATTCTGCACCCCAAACGTGTCGCAGTCATCTTACCTTCGCACTGTGGGAGACACGCTACTGCCGGGGATAGACGTGTTGTGGACAG GTCCAAAGGTGGTATCCCATAAAATCTCAGTGGAATCCATAGAAGAGGTGTCTTCCATCCTCAAGAGGGCGCCAGTCATTTGGGACAATATACATGCCAACGACTATGACCCACAAAGAATTTTCATGGGACCATATAAG GATCGTCCAACAGAACTAATCCCCAAACTGAGAGGTGTGCTCACTAATCCCAACTGTGAGTTTTATCCCAATTTTGTGGCCATCCATACCTTGGCCACGTGGTGCAAAGCTTCTCCTGATGCCGCAGCTAGGGATGTGGAAATGG GCGATGAAGAGCAGGACCCCTGCTACAGCCCCCACAAAGCCCTGATGCTGGCCCTCACTGACTGGCTAGAGGAGTTTATGTGCACAGATCAGCCTACAG CTTGTTTAAAGAAGGAGTCTTCTGAAGAGGAGCCCATGCAGACAGACCTGGGAGAACACTCGTATGTACCCGGGCCGGGAGAGAACCCACTTTACACAGCCGAGCCACTGACCCTGGATGATCTGAAGCTGCTATCCGACCTTTTCTACCTGCCTTATGAATACGGCTCCACAGCAAAGACCATGCTGCATGAGCTCAACTGGCTCAAAAGCCACAGTCAAGCTGCCGCCGTCGATACGGACCAG ACTGCTGAGTGGCGCTCGAGAGCACGCCAGTTCGACGATATGTGCGAAGCGGTGGTGCGGATGTTCAACCGCTTGTCCAACGCGCCCAATCGCAGGATTCTGTATGACCTCTATAACTACATCTGTGACATCAAGAGCGGCGTCCATCTGGCTCAAGCCTATGTCAAATCACTGG GAGGGCTTGGCAAACCATCGGCCCAGCTCATGGGTGCTGATCCTGAACCATGGGGCTTCAGAGGAGGACTCTCAGGAGAATTTCAG AGAATGCTTCCGGGCCATGGAAACAGAGACCTGTTCAAACATCCACCCAAGACAGCGGTGTACTGCATACGGCCCTACTGTCCTGAGGATAAG ATGGACATCCAGAGAATCTTCACAAACATGCAACAAGAAAGACGGATAAAAGTCGGCTCCATGACAGATGCCCCTCTTATTAGTGATCT CTTGTCAACAGGTGAAATACCCCCAAGCCCTCAATGCGCGCTTGTCCTGGAGGATGACATGGGGCCATGTGGCTACATGCTGGCGCTTATGGATGCCAAAGCAGCTGCAGCTTCCGTTCAG AAGGACACACGTGATCGTGTATTTGAGGACTTCCCTTCATTAATCACTGGACAAGTGCTGCCGAGGGTCACCGACCCCTCTCCGGCGAAGCGTATGATTGCACAACTGTTGTCCACCATCAGGAGCTGTG GTTCAAAGGGAGTGTTCTGCGAGTTGAGACACAGTGACCGGAGGATGCTTGACTTCTACACCAAAAGTAGCTCCTTCCAACCCCTCAAAATGGACGGTCTCCCTCCAGATGTTATCGCCATGGGAACAGGCCTCTAA
- the ogal gene encoding protein O-GlcNAcase isoform X2 codes for MSVMATSTNFSEKTEGRDRRFIGGVVEGFYGRPWTMEQRTELFKREQKWDLNTYLYAPKDDYKHRMYWRDLYSPEEAVQLIALISAARQHNIDFIYAISPGLDITFSNPKEVAALKRKLDQVRDFGCCSFSLLFDDIEADMCPADKQAFSSFAHAQVAITNEVYQHLREPETFLFCPTDYCAAFCTPNVSQSSYLRTVGDTLLPGIDVLWTGPKVVSHKISVESIEEVSSILKRAPVIWDNIHANDYDPQRIFMGPYKDRPTELIPKLRGVLTNPNCEFYPNFVAIHTLATWCKASPDAAARDVEMGDEEQDPCYSPHKALMLALTDWLEEFMCTDQPTACLKKESSEEEPMQTDLGEHSYVPGPGENPLYTAEPLTLDDLKLLSDLFYLPYEYGSTAKTMLHELNWLKSHSQAAAVDTDQTAEWRSRARQFDDMCEAVVRMFNRLSNAPNRRILYDLYNYICDIKSGVHLAQAYVKSLGGLGKPSAQLMGADPEPWGFRGGLSGEFQRMLPGHGNRDLFKHPPKTAVYCIRPYCPEDKMDIQRIFTNMQQERRIKVGSMTDAPLISDLLSTGEIPPSPQCALVLEDDMGPCGYMLALMDAKAAAASVQDTRDRVFEDFPSLITGQVLPRVTDPSPAKRMIAQLLSTIRSCGSKGVFCELRHSDRRMLDFYTKSSSFQPLKMDGLPPDVIAMGTGL; via the exons ATGTCAGTCATGGCAACTTCAACAAATTTCAGCGAGAAAACAGAAGGTCGGGACAGGCGCTTCATTGGCGGCGTGGTCGAAG GATTTTATGGACGACCCTGGACGATGGAGCAAAGAACAGAACTATTCAAAAG GGAACAGAAGTGGGATTTGAATACCTACCTGTACGCCCCGAAGGATGACTACAAACACCGCATGTACTGGCGAGATCTTTATTCCCCTGAGGAGGCAG TGCAACTTATAGCCCTGATATCAGCAGCAAGGCAGCACAACATTGACTTTATCTATGCAATCTCTCCCGGCCTGGACATCACTTTTTCCAACCCCAAAGAGGTGGCTGCTCTAAAGAGGAAACTGGATCAG GTTAGGGACTTTGGCTGCTGCTCCTTCTCATTACTGTTTGATGATATTGAGGCGGATATGTGCCCTGCTGACAAGCAGGCCTTCAGCTCCTTCGCCCATGCACAGGTGGCCATCACCAATGAGGTGTACCAGCATTTGCGAGAACCGGAGACCTTCCTCTTCTGTCCCACAG ATTATTGCGCAGCATTCTGCACCCCAAACGTGTCGCAGTCATCTTACCTTCGCACTGTGGGAGACACGCTACTGCCGGGGATAGACGTGTTGTGGACAG GTCCAAAGGTGGTATCCCATAAAATCTCAGTGGAATCCATAGAAGAGGTGTCTTCCATCCTCAAGAGGGCGCCAGTCATTTGGGACAATATACATGCCAACGACTATGACCCACAAAGAATTTTCATGGGACCATATAAG GATCGTCCAACAGAACTAATCCCCAAACTGAGAGGTGTGCTCACTAATCCCAACTGTGAGTTTTATCCCAATTTTGTGGCCATCCATACCTTGGCCACGTGGTGCAAAGCTTCTCCTGATGCCGCAGCTAGGGATGTGGAAATGG GCGATGAAGAGCAGGACCCCTGCTACAGCCCCCACAAAGCCCTGATGCTGGCCCTCACTGACTGGCTAGAGGAGTTTATGTGCACAGATCAGCCTACAG CTTGTTTAAAGAAGGAGTCTTCTGAAGAGGAGCCCATGCAGACAGACCTGGGAGAACACTCGTATGTACCCGGGCCGGGAGAGAACCCACTTTACACAGCCGAGCCACTGACCCTGGATGATCTGAAGCTGCTATCCGACCTTTTCTACCTGCCTTATGAATACGGCTCCACAGCAAAGACCATGCTGCATGAGCTCAACTGGCTCAAAAGCCACAGTCAAGCTGCCGCCGTCGATACGGACCAG ACTGCTGAGTGGCGCTCGAGAGCACGCCAGTTCGACGATATGTGCGAAGCGGTGGTGCGGATGTTCAACCGCTTGTCCAACGCGCCCAATCGCAGGATTCTGTATGACCTCTATAACTACATCTGTGACATCAAGAGCGGCGTCCATCTGGCTCAAGCCTATGTCAAATCACTGG GAGGGCTTGGCAAACCATCGGCCCAGCTCATGGGTGCTGATCCTGAACCATGGGGCTTCAGAGGAGGACTCTCAGGAGAATTTCAG AGAATGCTTCCGGGCCATGGAAACAGAGACCTGTTCAAACATCCACCCAAGACAGCGGTGTACTGCATACGGCCCTACTGTCCTGAGGATAAG ATGGACATCCAGAGAATCTTCACAAACATGCAACAAGAAAGACGGATAAAAGTCGGCTCCATGACAGATGCCCCTCTTATTAGTGATCT CTTGTCAACAGGTGAAATACCCCCAAGCCCTCAATGCGCGCTTGTCCTGGAGGATGACATGGGGCCATGTGGCTACATGCTGGCGCTTATGGATGCCAAAGCAGCTGCAGCTTCCGTTCAG GACACACGTGATCGTGTATTTGAGGACTTCCCTTCATTAATCACTGGACAAGTGCTGCCGAGGGTCACCGACCCCTCTCCGGCGAAGCGTATGATTGCACAACTGTTGTCCACCATCAGGAGCTGTG GTTCAAAGGGAGTGTTCTGCGAGTTGAGACACAGTGACCGGAGGATGCTTGACTTCTACACCAAAAGTAGCTCCTTCCAACCCCTCAAAATGGACGGTCTCCCTCCAGATGTTATCGCCATGGGAACAGGCCTCTAA
- the si:dkey-93h22.8 gene encoding peroxisome proliferator-activated receptor gamma coactivator-related protein 1: MWSSKMAAQWRPVDVALKAGNVDFLSTRSPCQIGPFGGNMGGADIDTQSCMEHSIMAIFEDSTVSSEDTRQAEEESETLLSALTQMLECVEDDVSCTLSPFDTLPDTKLLNCQEFDNSISTDKITFSAKLRPRAKTDAGKEDKSKVARLQPAFRQQSQTFLQGPKKKTDPEVNVFTSSSLVNLVKLMHPYCLKMHVEEERRDHQSRTGPSQLETKHTMLSQGEVWKYEKPTGDSDEDINVVSDNDDDTTLKEIEENNGGIAKDDSGKLLKSTLLNGNSSRDLLPKAKKRVSFGPIQVISFDQSVDADISEETLPSVASATEGPAGPMLVTATTASVSLDDNDKAEDPPSKRKVKAKSLSLQEYRLLRQKRQPLAEKMRSNTTKWPSVPQPPKELIPIICSHGQRQNLCETKSSPHHIEKSTLDMCPPQRATYKTSRRHHPKPVEKKPLFAARHHGLKSLQSKSKHTSLDGLKSKDEHTVKEAASQKSPLKNPTTFSTDPPNPVIIRLPVSQMPTLSNCHPSAVFAASQIAPSTVEPHPNREVDDQVLTRPQTKPSSKCRKPQNLMLTPVTCPTRRSLPEQPSPPSAAAESGIEACDLTSLLEQFEEKQAEESDPANFSNAFPSSLHEDTERTTALIQTSAKEHEPLRTLHSVRPKSTIDYLEDPKNVEHVTPETLGTEVIVDTQGIVSTMRRKIPPSKGIQIIDPRPLPSRKTNASELAASPYICSSVSADHDYCVPVDYSKAPPSLKNTREVEETASSVKCKQASIGKCDSPIRADEKYQLASSSGTISAPSCTPLTPPPSPPSRGREKSRYSRRPRLSESFRSSSSSSSSASRSPKRRRSHHKRSGSRSWSSSPSHSVSRSPPRQRKQSCTLSRCNRSRSRSWSRSRSPSPSSPTFPPRRSNVYRESWKVKMEHQARLQKLKAIDERRVVYVGRIRRSMTHDELRERFSHFGEVECVSLHFREKGDHYGFVTFYHMDDAFAAIDNGGKLRRADELPFDICFGGRRQFCNSDYADLDAKVDAEPSPAKSRFQEIDFDSLLKQAQRGLR, translated from the exons ATTGGACCATTTGGAGGCAACATGGGTGGGGCGGATATCGACACACAGTCTTGTATGGAACACTCCATCATGGCCATTTTTGAGGACTCCACTGTTTCATCAGAG GACACAAGGCAAGCCGAGGAAGAGAGCGAGACCTTGCTGTCGGCCCTGACTCAGATGTTAGAGTGTGTGGAGGATGATGTCAGTTGCACTCTTTCTCCCTTTGATACCCTGCCAGACACCAAGCTCCTCAACTGTCAGGAATTCGACAACAGCATTTCTACT GACAAAATCACCTTTTCCGCAAAACTTAGACCAAGAGCCAAGACTGATGCAGGAAAGGAAGACAAGAGCAAAGTAGCCAGACTCCAGCCGGCCTTCCGACAACAAAGTCAGACTTTCTTACAAGGCCCAAAAAAGAAGACCGATCCTGAAGTAAACGTCTTCACTTCGTCATCTCTGGTCAACCTGGTGAAACTCATGCACCCGTATTGCCTTAAGATGCAtgtggaggaggagaggagggaCCATCAAAGCAGAACTGGACCGTCACAATTGGAGACGAAACACACAATGCTCTCCCAGGGAGAAGTCTGGAAGTATGAAAAGCCAACTGGAGACAGTGATGAAGATATCAATGTTGTatctgataatgatgatgatacaACCTTAAAAGAGATAGAGGAGAATAATGGGGGGATTGCAAAAGATGATAGTGGCAAACTGCTAAAAAGCACATTGCTCAATGGCAATTCATCCAGAGATCTGTTACCCAAGGCAAAGAAAAGGGTCAGTTTTGGCCCCATTCAAGTGATTTCATTTGATCAATCTGTGGATGCTGATATCAGTGAGGAAACTCTCCCCAGCGTAGCCTCTGCAACTGAAGGTCCAGCTGGTCCAATGCTTGTAACCGCAACAACAGCATCGGTATCATTAGACGATAATGACAAGGCTGAGGATCCACCATCAAAAAGAAAGGTCAAAGCTAAATCGCTAAGCCTCCAAGAGTACAGACTGCTGCGACAGAAAAGGCAGCCTCTGGCGGAGAAAATGCGGAGTAACACAACCAAGTGGCCTTCAGTTCCCCAACCCCCCAAAGAACTGATCCCTATTATCTGTTCACATGGGCAGAGACAAAACCTCTGtgagacaaagtcctcaccccATCATATAGAAAAGTCTACACTTGATATGTGTCCACCCCAAAGAGCTACTTACAAGACATCACGTCGTCATCATCCCAAACCAGTCGAGAAGAAGCCACTGTTTGCTGCTAGGCATCACGGATTGAAATCTCTTCAAAGTAAATCCAAACACACCTCACTTGATGGACTCAAGTCCAAAGATGAGCACACTGTTAAAGAAGCTGCAAGCCAGAAAAGTCCGTTAAAGAACCCAACGACATTCAGCACTGATCCCCCAAACCCTGTCATCATTCGCTTGCCTGTTAGCCAGATGCCCACCCTATCAAATTGTCACCCTTCAGCTGTGTTCGCAGCATCACAAATAGCACCGTCCACTGTGGAACCTCATCCAAATCGGGAGGTGGATGACCAAGTCCTGACGAGACCTCAAACAAAACCTAGTTCAAAATGCAGGAAACCACAAAACCTCATGTTAACACCAGTAACGTGTCCCACAAGACGTTCTCTTCCTGAGCAACCATCACCACCAAGTGCTGCAGCTGAGTCAG GGATTGAAGCCTGTGATCTTACCAGCTTGTTGGagcagtttgaggagaaacaaG CTGAGGAAAGCGATCCAGCGAACTTTTCAAATGCTTTCCCCTCAAGTCTGCACGAAGACACAGAAAGGACCACTGCACTAATACAGACCTCCGCTAAGGAACATGAACCTCTCCGAACTTTGCACTCAGTAAGACCAAAAAGCACCATCGATTATCTGGAGGACCCAAAAAATGTGGAACACGTCACTCCTGAGACTCTCGGCACTGAAGTCATTGTCGACACTCAGGGAATTGTCAGTACTATGAGACGGAAAATCCCACCATCCAAGGGCATTCAGATCATTGATCCTCGCCCTCTGCCGTCCAGGAAGACAAACGCTTCAGAGCTTGCCGCATCTCCTTACATATGTTCGTCGGTGTCCGCAGATCACGATTACTGTGTGCCAGTGGATTATTCAAAGGCCCCTCCTTCTCTTAAGAATACTCGTGAAGTGGAGGAGACCGCCTCTTCTGTTAAATGCAAGCAAGCCTCCATCGGGAAATGTGACTCTCCTATCAGAGCTGATGAGAAATACCAATTAGCCTCGTCTTCAGGCACCATTTCAGCCCCCTCATGCACCCCGCTAACGCCTCCGCCCAGCCCTCCGAGCAGAGGACGAGAGAAGAGCAGATACTCAAGAAGACCCCGTCTCTCGGAAAGCTTTCGTTCGTCTTCGTCATCTTCCAGCTCTGCATCCCGTTCCCCCAAAAGACGAAG GTCCCACCACAAGCGTTCAGGAAGCAGGTCTTGGTCTTCGTCCCCTTCCCACTCCGTCTCTCGTTCCCCACCCCGGCAACGCAAACAGTCTTGCACGCTTTCAAGGTGTAACAGATCGAGATCGCGATCCTGGTCTCGCTCCCGGTCCCCGTCCCCTTCGTCGCCAACTTTTCCTCCGCGCAGGAGCAACGTTTACCG AGAGTCCTGGAAGGTTAAGATGGAGCACCAGGCAAGACTTCAGAAGTTGAAAGCCATA GATGAGCGCAGAGTTGTGTACGTGGGCCGCATCCGCAGGTCAATGACGCACGATGAACTGAGAGAGCGCTTTTCTCATTTCGGCGAAGTAGAATGCGTGTCACTGCACTTTAGAGAAAAAGG TGACCATTACGGCTTTGTCACATTCTACCACATGGACGATGCATTTGCAGCCATCGACAATGGCGGAAAACTAAGAAGGGCTGACGAGCTGCCCTTTGACATCTGCTTTGGAGGAAGAAGGCAGTTTTGTAATTCAGACTATGCCGATCTAG ATGCAAAAGTGGATGCAGAGCCGTCTCCAGCCAAGAGCAGGTTTCAGGAGATTGACTTTGATTCATTACTGAAACAAGCCCAAAGAGGACTGAGGTAG